The proteins below are encoded in one region of Gemmatimonadota bacterium:
- a CDS encoding DNA modification methylase has translation MKTTLADLSYSTAAGRWARLGPYYAMFPIPFVERIVSLFSRKGDTVIDPFCGRGTTPFIAMINGRKGVGCDNNPIAWLYSKTKTDPYPEIEAVRTRISQVREAVTRDDCQPINEFQELAFCRIVLGFVNAGKRILNWQEDQLDRTVITMLIQHLHDKKGHGLSNQLRHSRALSPDYCIRWWKTNGYEKPPEIEPDKFLAKRLHWRYAKGTPRPAGMDAPAIGLGKASSCLPKTDRPADLVITSPPYSNVTDYRADNWIRLWALGEGPELPDWNAEQKYTNTELYGEMLLKSFITTCNYTHRGTVWYIRSDARLRTRNMISGILAKILPNHRAYELPAPYVRKTQTALYGDDGPKPGEIDLLYLPPRRKRLGFTIQFKPSNFSFCN, from the coding sequence ATGAAGACAACACTAGCTGACCTATCCTACAGTACGGCCGCAGGTAGATGGGCACGCTTGGGCCCTTATTACGCTATGTTTCCAATACCTTTCGTGGAAAGGATAGTCTCCTTATTCTCAAGAAAGGGCGATACAGTCATTGATCCTTTTTGTGGACGTGGCACTACGCCATTCATAGCGATGATTAATGGTCGCAAAGGTGTAGGATGTGACAATAACCCAATAGCATGGCTTTATTCCAAAACTAAAACTGATCCATATCCTGAGATTGAGGCGGTGAGAACTCGTATTTCACAGGTCAGAGAGGCAGTGACACGCGATGACTGCCAGCCTATAAACGAGTTCCAAGAACTAGCATTCTGTCGTATAGTCTTAGGATTCGTTAACGCGGGAAAGAGAATCCTCAACTGGCAAGAAGACCAGTTAGATCGTACCGTAATCACGATGCTGATTCAGCATCTCCATGATAAGAAAGGACACGGTCTGTCCAACCAACTTCGCCACTCCCGTGCACTTTCTCCTGATTACTGTATTCGCTGGTGGAAGACTAACGGATACGAAAAACCCCCTGAGATTGAACCTGATAAGTTTCTAGCAAAACGTCTCCATTGGCGATATGCCAAGGGTACACCGCGACCAGCAGGTATGGATGCTCCCGCCATCGGATTGGGCAAAGCTTCGAGTTGTCTTCCAAAGACCGATAGACCTGCTGATCTTGTCATAACGTCACCGCCTTACAGTAATGTTACAGACTACCGTGCCGACAATTGGATACGGCTATGGGCGCTAGGAGAAGGACCAGAGTTGCCAGATTGGAATGCGGAACAAAAATACACCAATACGGAACTGTACGGCGAAATGTTACTCAAATCTTTTATTACGACATGTAACTATACCCATAGAGGAACCGTTTGGTACATTCGATCTGATGCTAGATTACGAACTAGAAACATGATATCTGGTATTTTAGCTAAAATCCTTCCTAACCATCGAGCATACGAGCTTCCCGCTCCTTATGTAAGAAAAACGCAGACTGCCCTATACGGTGACGATGGTCCCAAACCAGGAGAGATAGATTTACTGTATCTGCCTCCTCGACGCAAACGATTGGGTTTTACAATTCAGTTCAAGCCATCAAATTTCAGTTTTTGTAACTGA